The genomic stretch TGCCTGCTCTGTCCGCTACTCATTGAGCGAGGCGCCCAGATCCGGGTCTTTGACCGGCTCTATTTTGGCGAGAGCGGCCTGCTGAGCGTTTTGCAGCGGGACAGTTTCGAGCTAGTCAAGGGGGACGTGCGGTCGATAGAGAAGTTCCCTTGGCTTCTGGACGATGTTTGGGCGGTAGTGCATTTGGCGAGTTTGGCGAACGACCCATCTTGCGACCTCTCGCCGACTATGGCCGAGCAGATCAATCACGTAGGGACAGTGAAGCTCGCTCAGATGGCACAGTCGCGGGGGGTCGAGCGGTTTGTTTTCGCGTCATCTGCGAGCGTTTATGGGGCGTGTGGTGACAAGTTAGTGAGCGAGGTGTCGCCGCTTTCGCCGGTCTCGCTTTACGCCAGGCTCAAGATCAAATCGGAGCGGGCGCTTTTGGGGATGTCGGACGAGCACTTCGCCGTCACGGTGCTTCGGCAGGCGACGCTCTATGGGTATTCACCGAGGATGCGTTTTGACCTCGCGATCAACCTGATGACGCTGAGCGCAGTTGAGAAGCACGAGATAATCGTGATGGGCGGCGGCGCACAGTGGCGGCCGTTTCTGCACGTGAGGGATGCGGCGATTGCGATTGCGACTGTTCTTTCCGCCGAGCGGAATTTGGTGGATTCCGAGGTCTTCAACGTTGGCTCAAACGAGCATAATTTCATGATTCGGGACCTGGCGGAGATAGTGGCCGCGGAGGTTCCCGGGACTAGGATTAAGGTTGCGCCGGACGACGCCGATAGGAGGTCATATCGAGTTAGGTTCGACAGGATCAAGGAAAGGCTCGATTACAGGGCCAGCTTGTCGCCAGCTGAAGGGGTGAGTGAGATCGTAACGGCGATGCGGGAAGACCGTCTGTCCGAGCCTTACAGCAGCAGATACTTCAACGTCATACACTTGAAGCACTTGATGAACATCCCCGTCGCTGAGGGTGGCGAGACTTCGAGGACCACCATGCTCAAGAACCGGCTGCCGGCGATCAGCAGCTCGGACAGGGAAAGGCTTTCGGACCGGCTGAAGAGCGTGGCCGACGGCCAACTTGGAGACCCGATCGGTGGTTTCGAGAGCTCGCTGCGCGAGACGTTCGAGGTCTCGGCGGCGCTATTGCTGCACTCGCACTACCTCGCTCTTCTAGGGGCTTTCTCGCTTCTGGACCGCAGTTCATTCAAGCGCATTATCGTCCATCCCTTTGCGGATGCGAGGGTCTATGCCGCCGCCTCGCAGCTGGGGTTGAGCCCGATAATCTGCGAGATCGATGAGCGGACGCTGTGCTTTGACCTGGCCAAGCTTGAACAGCACGTAGAGAAGGGTGTTTCGGCCATCGTGGCTGGTTCCATACTCGACGTGCCTGAACCGCTGGAGACGCTCCAGTCGATGGCGGACGAGGCGCGGTGCGCGCTGATTGTTGACGCACACAATCTTTTGGGCGCGACCGTTCTTGACAGAGACATCGCGTCTTATGGGTCGGTTGCGGTGCTTGACTTTGGGGTCGATCAGACCGTAACCACGCTTGGCGGCGGTGCCATGTTGCTGGACGATCCGTCACTGAAAGAGCGGGTTTGGGACTTTCTCGCATGTCGTCTAGCTGAGGGTCCCCAACCGTTTGTGCAGAGGCAGCTGGGGCTAGCCCCGCTCTCTGCAATGCTGGGGGCATCGAACCTCGAGCGGCTGTACGACACAGCGGCAACCTGTCGCAACTTGCAGGCCGTGTATGACGAGCTGCTATCGGATTCCCCCTATGTCCGGACCGCTCATCCGCTCGAGGGAACACAGCGATCAGGCAGCCGCTATCCCGTGTTCGTTGATTTTCACAAACTAACCCTTGATGCGTGGCGGGTCGAGCAGCTGATGATAGCGGAGAAGGTCGAGGCCTCCCGACCGGGAGATTGTGCGGTCCAGATGGCGATCGCAAGGTCGCGCGGCCAGACCAGGAAGCGGCCAACCAATATCTCACCAGTGGCGGCGGGATTGCTCTCTCAGCTCATCTTTCTCCCACTTTACTCGGGTATGACAGCCGACGACGTTGCCGATGCCGCCCAGGCTTTGCTGAAGCTGATAAGCTACTTCGTTCGCTCAGAATGAGTGGACGCGTTTTGGGCCTGGCCGAGACGGCCGTTGGCTCTCACCGGACGAGTATGCTGCATACCAGCCACGTTGAGGCACCGCTTTCGGGTGATTGACTCACCCCGGGCGTCTTATTATAATTTAGCGGCAGAATCATAATAACGATCAGCGCAATTACAAAATTTTTAATAAGCGAAAGTGGCAACAATGAAGAGAGCGAGTGGGAATTATATCACTATTTCAAGAACTGGGGGTGAAGAGTGCCATGCCTTCGTGCCCTACCCGCTGCCTCCGAAGCCACCTCTTGAGATTGATGGCGATCTCCAGGACCTAATTGATCGCGCCCTGCTTGCGCTGGGCCGCCTCGACTACAGGTGCAGCGATTGTCCCTCGGCGTCAGAAATAATTGGACACGTCATTGAAGTTGCGTCTGCTCCTTGTATGTAACCGAAAGGACATAGACTACCCGCCTTCGAGGCACGTCAACGTGGTGTTCAAGAAGGCCCGAAGGCTGACAGGCCAGTCCGAGAGACGGCGAAGCTGGGATTTGAAGCAGACGAAAGTGGAGGTAATCACCGATGAAATGCCCACATTGCGGAATCGAGATCTACTGGGGACAGCGGGGGGCATGTAAAAGTCAGCAAGTCCTCGTTGTTGCGGGTGCCCCCTGGGTTGTTGAGGCTCAGTGTTGTCCTGCTTGCAGTGAGCCGATCCTACAACTTAGTATTCAAGTGAGAGGTACTAGCCAGTCGCTCCATCGAGATCTGAGTGGGGAGACGAGAACGAAGATCACAGAGGAGACGCGGCCGCCAGAAATAATAGAAGCGGTAAATGGGAGGCTGCTCTTGTATCCAAAGGGGCGGTTTCGGGAGGCGTGCCCCGAAGAGGTGCCCGCCGAGGTCGCAGCGGACTACAACGAGGCGTGCAAGGTCATAGATATCAGCCCAACCGCAGCGGCCGCTCTCGCGAGGCGTTGTATGCAGTTCATCCTTGTGAAGGCGGGAGGTGCTCCTGAGAAGAAAATGGTCAAAGACAAGTCGGGTGGACAGAGAGAAGTGGATAGCACGCTCTTTGATCAGATAGGATTTGTTATCAACAACAAGAGGGCGCCGGAATGGGTGCTTGAACAGCTCCAGCCCACGAGAAAGGTCGGGAATTTCGCGGCTCATGCCAAAAAGGATGTAACGGGACAGATCCTCAGGACAGAGCCAGACGAGGCCGAGTGGACGCTTGAGGTACTCAAGACACTGTTTGATTTCTACTATGTGGCTCCCGCAAAGGCCAAACAACGGCTATTGGCAGTGGAAAAGAAACAACAGAAGGCAGAAAAGTGACAAGTAGTAGCGAGAACGAACTGACGGTCGAGGGGCTGAGGCCCGAGCTGAAACGGACGCACTACTGCGGAGACCTCTCGCAGAGCGACGTCGGCAAACAGGTTGTTGTCAACGGGTGGGTGCATAAGGTTCGGGACCTCGGTGGGCTTGTGTTCGTCGATTTGCGGGACAGAAGCGGCATCGTTCAGCTCGCGGTTGACGTGCAACAAAGGCCCGAGCTGGCGGAGAGATGCAAACAGCTGCGCTCGGAGTTCGTGGTCTCGGCCGCTGGCAAGGTTGAGCTCAGGCCCCAGGAGACCAAAAGGGATGAGGCGGGCGCGGGAGCGATCGAGGTTCGGCTCGAGTCGCTAGCCCTTTTCTCAAGAGCCGATGTTCCGCCTTTCGTGATACAGGACGATGTCAAAGCGAAGGACGAGCTTCGGCTGAGGTATCGCTACCTCGACCTAAGGCGTCCCGTGATGGCCAAGCGGCTGACGACCCGCCACGTCGCGATGCAGGAGACGAGGCGCGTGCTGTCCGAGGCGGGCTTCCTTGAGGTCGAGACGCCCTTTTTGATAAGAAGCACCCCCGAGGGGGCGCGCGATTACCTGGTCCCGAGCCGTGTCAGGCAGGGCAGTTTCTACGCGCTTCCACAGTCGCCTCAGCTGCTAAAGCAGCTCCTGATGGTGGGTGGCATCGACCGCTATTTTCAGATCGCACGCTGCTTTCGGGACGAAGATTTAAGGGCTAATCGGCAGCCTGAGTTCACTCAGATAGACATCGAGATGTCGTTTGGCGACGAGTCCGACGTTTTCGACGTAGCGGAACGGGTAGTTTGCGCCGTTTACAAGAAAGTCCTTGGCGTCGAGATGACCCGTCCGTTTCTGACCATGACATTCGATGAGGCGATGAGTCTGTATGGGTCTGACTGCCCTGACGTTCGGTATGAACTGAAGTTGAGTGATGTTACAGAGCGATTCCGGGACAGCAGTTTCGTCCCATTTGCCGAAGCTGTGGGAGCGGGAGAGCGCGTCGTGGGCTTGTGCGTCCCGGGTGGGTCTGGCTATTCCCGGAAGGTCATCGATTCTCTATCGGCAATTGTGCGTCCGCTCGGTGTCTTTGGACTTGTGTGGGTCAAGTTGAGCCCGGACGGGGTCAAGAGCTCTATGAAGAAGGAGACCGGGGGGTCATTCGCCGAAAGCCTTATCCAGAGCATAGGCGCCAAGCAGGGAGACATGCTGCTTTTGGGTTCGGGACCCAGGCTGAAGCTTCAGACTGCGATGGGTCGGCTGCGGCAGCATCTTGCGCGGGAGGCGAAGCTCATCCCAGAGGGTAGATACGTCCCGCTGTGGGTTACAGAGTTTCCGCTGTTCGAGATGGATGAGGAGACCGGGGAAACAGTCCCGAAACACCACCCATTCACCAGCATCCTGCCCGAGGACGAACCGCTGCTTGAGACCGACCCACTGAGGGTCAGGGGCAGGCTTTACGATCTGGTCGTCAACGATCAGGAGATCGCCAGCGGTAGCGTCAGGATATTCGATCCCGAGCTTCAACAGCGGGTGCTAAAAACCGTAGGCATCGGCGAGGAGGAGGCGAGGCGCCGCTTCGGCTTTTTTCTCGACGCGCTTAGGTTCGGGACGCCGCCCCACTGTGGCATTGCGTTCGGCTTCGACAGGATGGTTATGCAGCTTTGTGGGGTCAACTCGATCTCCGAGGTAATAGCCTTCCCCAAGACGACCGCAGCGTCGTGCCTCATGACCAACGCCCCCGCCCCGGTCGATGAGGCGGCGCTCGACGAGTTGGGTCTGCGGCTCAAGTCGAATCTTTGAGGTCGCCAGCTGCATTGGGCGACAATCGTGCCCTAGCGAGGTAGCCCACGCGTC from bacterium encodes the following:
- a CDS encoding NAD-dependent epimerase/dehydratase family protein — translated: MQGKKILVTGGAGYLGCLLCPLLIERGAQIRVFDRLYFGESGLLSVLQRDSFELVKGDVRSIEKFPWLLDDVWAVVHLASLANDPSCDLSPTMAEQINHVGTVKLAQMAQSRGVERFVFASSASVYGACGDKLVSEVSPLSPVSLYARLKIKSERALLGMSDEHFAVTVLRQATLYGYSPRMRFDLAINLMTLSAVEKHEIIVMGGGAQWRPFLHVRDAAIAIATVLSAERNLVDSEVFNVGSNEHNFMIRDLAEIVAAEVPGTRIKVAPDDADRRSYRVRFDRIKERLDYRASLSPAEGVSEIVTAMREDRLSEPYSSRYFNVIHLKHLMNIPVAEGGETSRTTMLKNRLPAISSSDRERLSDRLKSVADGQLGDPIGGFESSLRETFEVSAALLLHSHYLALLGAFSLLDRSSFKRIIVHPFADARVYAAASQLGLSPIICEIDERTLCFDLAKLEQHVEKGVSAIVAGSILDVPEPLETLQSMADEARCALIVDAHNLLGATVLDRDIASYGSVAVLDFGVDQTVTTLGGGAMLLDDPSLKERVWDFLACRLAEGPQPFVQRQLGLAPLSAMLGASNLERLYDTAATCRNLQAVYDELLSDSPYVRTAHPLEGTQRSGSRYPVFVDFHKLTLDAWRVEQLMIAEKVEASRPGDCAVQMAIARSRGQTRKRPTNISPVAAGLLSQLIFLPLYSGMTADDVADAAQALLKLISYFVRSE
- a CDS encoding DUF4145 domain-containing protein, with protein sequence MYPKGRFREACPEEVPAEVAADYNEACKVIDISPTAAAALARRCMQFILVKAGGAPEKKMVKDKSGGQREVDSTLFDQIGFVINNKRAPEWVLEQLQPTRKVGNFAAHAKKDVTGQILRTEPDEAEWTLEVLKTLFDFYYVAPAKAKQRLLAVEKKQQKAEK
- the aspS gene encoding aspartate--tRNA ligase, which translates into the protein MTSSSENELTVEGLRPELKRTHYCGDLSQSDVGKQVVVNGWVHKVRDLGGLVFVDLRDRSGIVQLAVDVQQRPELAERCKQLRSEFVVSAAGKVELRPQETKRDEAGAGAIEVRLESLALFSRADVPPFVIQDDVKAKDELRLRYRYLDLRRPVMAKRLTTRHVAMQETRRVLSEAGFLEVETPFLIRSTPEGARDYLVPSRVRQGSFYALPQSPQLLKQLLMVGGIDRYFQIARCFRDEDLRANRQPEFTQIDIEMSFGDESDVFDVAERVVCAVYKKVLGVEMTRPFLTMTFDEAMSLYGSDCPDVRYELKLSDVTERFRDSSFVPFAEAVGAGERVVGLCVPGGSGYSRKVIDSLSAIVRPLGVFGLVWVKLSPDGVKSSMKKETGGSFAESLIQSIGAKQGDMLLLGSGPRLKLQTAMGRLRQHLAREAKLIPEGRYVPLWVTEFPLFEMDEETGETVPKHHPFTSILPEDEPLLETDPLRVRGRLYDLVVNDQEIASGSVRIFDPELQQRVLKTVGIGEEEARRRFGFFLDALRFGTPPHCGIAFGFDRMVMQLCGVNSISEVIAFPKTTAASCLMTNAPAPVDEAALDELGLRLKSNL